From the genome of Kaistella daneshvariae, one region includes:
- a CDS encoding formylglycine-generating enzyme family protein, which produces MSKIFKIILFFGGFFFLFTACEKISATNTHKGSLHFEEAAITPDVKMVLIKGAEYQPFYGEDSSLVEVQDFFFDERPVTNAEFLDFVKKNPKWKRSNVKAAFADETYLKDWQDDETLPKGANPDGAVTFVSWFAAKAYAKSAGKRLPTLDEWEFVAMADEETFNARNKPTYSSHLINLYNEKNREQHPVKISKPNYWGVYNMFDLVWEWTDDFNSIMTTSDSRTAEFDDKGLFCAAGATSTTDVLNYASYMRYAFRSSLKANYTVGNLGFRCAKDVTK; this is translated from the coding sequence ATGTCTAAAATTTTTAAAATAATCTTATTCTTTGGTGGTTTCTTTTTTTTATTCACCGCCTGCGAAAAGATTTCGGCCACAAACACGCATAAAGGTTCTTTACATTTTGAAGAAGCTGCAATCACACCGGATGTAAAAATGGTTTTGATTAAAGGTGCCGAATATCAGCCGTTTTACGGTGAAGACAGTTCGCTGGTTGAAGTTCAGGATTTTTTCTTTGATGAAAGACCTGTTACCAATGCCGAGTTTTTAGACTTTGTAAAGAAAAATCCGAAATGGAAACGCAGCAACGTAAAAGCTGCTTTCGCGGATGAAACCTACCTGAAAGACTGGCAGGACGACGAAACTTTGCCGAAAGGTGCAAACCCCGACGGGGCGGTAACTTTCGTATCCTGGTTTGCTGCAAAAGCGTATGCCAAAAGCGCTGGCAAAAGATTGCCAACTTTAGATGAATGGGAATTTGTGGCGATGGCTGATGAAGAAACCTTTAATGCGCGCAACAAGCCCACCTACTCTTCTCACCTCATCAACCTTTATAACGAAAAAAATCGGGAGCAACACCCGGTAAAAATTTCAAAACCTAATTATTGGGGCGTTTATAATATGTTTGATTTGGTTTGGGAATGGACGGATGATTTCAACTCCATCATGACGACGAGCGATTCCCGTACCGCGGAATTTGATGACAAAGGCTTATTCTGCGCTGCAGGTGCCACCAGCACCACCGATGTTTTGAATTACGCTTCTTACATGCGCTACGCATTCCGTTCCAGTTTAAAAGCGAATTATACGGTAGGAAATCTTGGTTTCCGCTGTGCTAAAGATGTTACAAAATGA
- the ruvC gene encoding crossover junction endodeoxyribonuclease RuvC, producing the protein MATEKIILGIDPGTTIMGFGLISVKGSKMELLSIHELILKKYPNHETKLKYIFERTLSLIDEFHPDEVALEAPFFGKNVQSMLKLGRAQGVAMAASLYRDVPITEYSPKKIKMAITGNGNASKEQVAGMLKTLLNLKEFPTKYLDASDGLAVAVCHHFNSGNFSQDKSYTGWDSFLKQNPERLK; encoded by the coding sequence ATGGCGACTGAAAAAATTATTTTAGGAATCGATCCCGGAACGACGATTATGGGTTTCGGACTTATTTCTGTCAAGGGAAGTAAAATGGAATTGCTTTCCATTCACGAATTGATTCTGAAAAAATATCCGAACCACGAAACCAAACTGAAGTACATTTTCGAACGGACTTTGTCTCTGATTGATGAATTTCATCCGGATGAGGTTGCGCTTGAAGCTCCATTTTTCGGTAAAAATGTACAGTCGATGTTGAAGTTGGGTCGCGCACAGGGCGTGGCGATGGCGGCTTCTTTATATCGCGATGTGCCGATTACGGAATATTCGCCGAAGAAAATCAAAATGGCGATTACCGGAAACGGAAACGCGAGCAAAGAACAGGTTGCAGGAATGCTGAAAACTTTGCTGAATCTTAAGGAATTTCCGACCAAATACCTGGATGCTTCCGATGGCTTGGCTGTGGCAGTTTGTCATCATTTCAATTCCGGAAATTTTTCCCAGGACAAATCTTACACCGGCTGGGACAGTTTTCTGAAACAAAATCCGGAGCGGCTGAAATAA
- a CDS encoding SCO family protein yields the protein MMKNIFILFFSVIFLFSCKKTETAENEKKALNESIFLLDSKWENQDGKQLQLKDLKGKNLVMVMIFTSCKTACPLLVSDMKQVAKKIDKDRLKETTMVMVSIDPENDTPAVLKEYAKQNNISGEPWLFLRSDKESVRELANVLAVKYKKISPIVFSHSNIITVFNKQGEMVKQAEGVVNAGEVAQAVNQL from the coding sequence ATGATGAAAAATATTTTTATCCTGTTTTTTTCGGTAATTTTTCTGTTTTCCTGCAAAAAAACCGAAACAGCGGAAAACGAAAAAAAAGCCCTGAATGAGTCGATATTTTTATTGGATTCAAAATGGGAAAACCAAGACGGGAAACAACTTCAGCTGAAAGATTTGAAAGGAAAAAACCTGGTTATGGTGATGATTTTTACAAGTTGTAAAACCGCCTGTCCGCTTTTGGTTTCCGATATGAAGCAGGTTGCAAAGAAAATTGATAAAGACAGGCTGAAAGAAACTACCATGGTAATGGTTTCCATTGATCCGGAAAATGATACACCGGCAGTTTTAAAAGAATATGCCAAACAGAATAATATCTCCGGCGAACCATGGCTTTTTCTGCGCAGTGACAAAGAATCTGTCCGCGAGCTCGCCAATGTTTTAGCCGTGAAATACAAAAAGATTTCTCCGATTGTGTTCTCCCACTCCAACATCATCACCGTTTTTAATAAACAAGGTGAAATGGTAAAACAAGCGGAAGGAGTTGTAAATGCTGGTGAAGTTGCTCAAGCGGTTAATCAGCTTTAA
- the nirK gene encoding copper-containing nitrite reductase has protein sequence MKRIITSFALALLTLQACKQTTGENATTTENSAMDMKVSGETEVQKKLDPPMVPAAIGDRAAKKVVVHLEATEEEGELADGVTYKFWTFNSTVPGTFIRVRVGDEVELHLKNASNSVMPHNIDLHAVNGPGGGAEATNVAPGKEAIFNFKALNPGLYVYHCAAAPVPLHIANGMYGLILVEPEGGLPKVDREYYIMQGEFYTKGKTDEKGLQEFDQDKGVDERPTYVVFNGKKNKLMGADALEAKVGETVRFFVGNGGPNLVSSFHVIGEIFDRVYVEGGDMINKNVQTTVIPAGGAAMVEFKVEEPGNYILVDHSIFRAFNKGAIGMLKVTGEKNPKIFHKVQ, from the coding sequence ATGAAAAGAATTATCACAAGTTTTGCGTTAGCCCTTTTAACATTACAGGCGTGCAAACAAACTACGGGCGAAAACGCTACAACTACTGAAAATTCAGCTATGGATATGAAAGTAAGTGGTGAAACAGAAGTGCAGAAAAAATTAGATCCGCCAATGGTTCCGGCCGCAATTGGTGACAGAGCTGCGAAAAAAGTTGTAGTTCACCTGGAAGCTACTGAGGAAGAAGGCGAATTAGCTGATGGTGTAACTTACAAGTTCTGGACCTTCAACAGCACAGTTCCGGGAACTTTCATCAGAGTGCGTGTAGGTGACGAAGTAGAACTTCACCTGAAAAACGCAAGTAACAGCGTAATGCCGCACAACATTGACCTTCATGCCGTAAACGGCCCGGGTGGTGGTGCAGAAGCAACCAACGTAGCACCAGGAAAAGAAGCGATCTTCAATTTCAAAGCTTTAAATCCAGGTCTTTATGTGTATCACTGCGCTGCAGCGCCAGTTCCATTACACATTGCAAACGGTATGTACGGTTTGATCCTGGTAGAACCGGAAGGTGGATTGCCAAAAGTGGACCGTGAATATTACATCATGCAAGGTGAATTCTACACAAAAGGAAAAACCGACGAAAAAGGTCTTCAGGAATTCGACCAGGACAAAGGTGTTGACGAAAGACCAACTTATGTTGTCTTCAACGGTAAGAAAAACAAATTGATGGGTGCAGACGCTTTGGAAGCTAAAGTAGGTGAAACAGTTCGTTTCTTTGTCGGTAACGGTGGACCAAACTTGGTATCTTCATTCCACGTGATTGGCGAAATCTTCGATAGAGTTTACGTAGAAGGTGGCGACATGATCAACAAAAATGTTCAGACTACAGTAATCCCTGCTGGTGGCGCTGCAATGGTAGAATTCAAAGTAGAAGAGCCAGGAAACTATATTTTAGTGGACCACTCTATCTTCCGTGCCTTCAACAAAGGAGCTATCGGAATGCTGAAAGTTACCGGCGAGAAAAATCCAAAAATCTTCCATAAAGTTCAATAA
- a CDS encoding DUF4407 domain-containing protein: protein MKNQKINPVNSMNHSMNGFQKFLMVCSGGNIHILRKTPSEWNKFSGIGGIVLFTAIFATLSAGYAMFTVFDNIWLSVAFAFLWGLMIFNLDRYIVSSIKKTGPWWNQILMAIPRLILAAFLGIIISKPLELKIFEKEVNKQLNTIIQRNKTQLQAEMNGRILQQSGPFETEKNQIQTKIAEYQKSYDSAAVELEKEILGKESGLTSGKVGFGSNAKRKAELKEQRRADLENYQKQMAPRLEYLDNEVSKVYTNIEKERDKTETFEDQFNGFAARLQALDELGKNSAIIAVAAAFIMGLFITLEIAPVLVKLISTVGPYDHLLEKTENDFRLYSKEKVEKGNALTDHRIEDFKDRLNEDQ, encoded by the coding sequence ATGAAAAATCAAAAAATAAATCCGGTGAATTCTATGAACCATTCCATGAATGGTTTTCAGAAATTTCTGATGGTTTGCTCGGGCGGAAATATTCATATTTTACGAAAAACTCCGAGCGAATGGAACAAATTTTCCGGAATTGGCGGTATTGTACTTTTCACGGCGATTTTCGCTACACTTTCAGCGGGTTACGCCATGTTTACGGTTTTCGATAACATTTGGCTTTCCGTGGCGTTTGCGTTTTTGTGGGGTTTAATGATTTTCAATCTGGACCGTTACATTGTTTCTTCAATCAAAAAAACCGGACCGTGGTGGAACCAGATTCTCATGGCAATTCCGCGTTTGATTTTAGCAGCTTTTCTCGGGATTATTATTTCGAAACCATTGGAGCTGAAAATTTTTGAAAAAGAAGTGAATAAGCAACTGAACACCATTATTCAAAGAAATAAAACGCAACTTCAGGCGGAAATGAACGGTAGAATATTGCAGCAATCCGGACCCTTTGAAACTGAAAAAAATCAAATTCAAACCAAAATTGCAGAATACCAAAAATCTTACGATTCCGCAGCTGTGGAATTGGAAAAAGAAATTCTCGGAAAAGAAAGCGGTTTAACCAGCGGAAAAGTGGGCTTCGGTTCTAACGCTAAACGAAAAGCTGAGCTTAAAGAACAGCGCCGCGCTGATCTGGAAAATTATCAGAAACAAATGGCGCCACGCCTGGAATATCTGGATAATGAGGTTTCTAAAGTGTACACCAACATCGAAAAAGAGCGCGATAAAACGGAAACTTTCGAAGATCAATTCAATGGTTTTGCGGCGAGACTTCAGGCTTTGGATGAACTGGGTAAAAATTCAGCCATAATCGCAGTTGCGGCAGCTTTTATTATGGGCTTGTTTATTACTTTGGAAATTGCGCCGGTTTTGGTGAAACTCATTTCAACTGTGGGGCCTTATGACCATCTTTTAGAAAAAACAGAAAATGATTTCCGGCTTTATTCAAAAGAAAAAGTAGAAAAAGGAAATGCTTTAACCGACCATCGAATTGAAGATTTCAAAGACCGGCTGAATGAAGATCAGTAA